One segment of Papaver somniferum cultivar HN1 unplaced genomic scaffold, ASM357369v1 unplaced-scaffold_137, whole genome shotgun sequence DNA contains the following:
- the LOC113334713 gene encoding probable UDP-arabinopyranose mutase 5 encodes MSETIINDEDVDVVIAALRSDMSSFMEQWRPFFSRFHLIIVKDPDLGADLQIPDGFNYNVYTETEIDQVLASTPVKHINFSGYFCRYFGYLMSRKKYIISIDDDCFPIKDDKTGILIDAVGQHITNLKTPATPTFFNTLYDPYCDGADFVRGYPFSLREGVKCVLSCGLWLNLADLDAPTQALVPDKRNTRYVDAVLTVPKSSLMPMSGINVAFDREMIGPALVPGLRLASEGKVRWETMEDIWCGLCAKVVTDHLNLGVKSGLPYVWRNQSGNAVESLKKEWQGMKLMEELVPFFQAVKLSATTTEDCVVQVANMVKENLGSSHESIGLAAAAMVEWVSLWKAVQS; translated from the coding sequence ATGTCTGAAACTATCATCAACGATGAAGATGTGGACGTCGTTATTGCAGCTCTTCGTTCAGATATGTCCTCTTTCATGGAACAATGGAGACCATTCTTTTCGAGATTTCATCTGATTATTGTCAAAGATCCAGACCTTGGAGCTGATCTCCAGATACCAGATGGTTTTAATTATAATGTCTACACAGAAACTGAGATCGACCAGGTTCTTGCATCCACACCAGTTAAACACATCAATTTCTCAGGTTATTTCTGCCGCTACTTCGGCTACTTGATGTCTCGCAAGAAGTACATCATCTCCATCGACGATGATTGCTTTCCCATAAAAGATGATAAAACTGGTATTTTGATAGACGCAGTGGGTCAACATATCACAAATCTTAAAACTCCTGCAACTCCCACGTTTTTCAACACACTTTATGATCCTTACTGTGATGGTGCTGATTTCGTTCGTGGGTATCCTTTTAGTCTACGAGAAGGTGTGAAATGCGTTTTATCTTGTGGTCTCTGGCTAAATTTAGCAGACTTAGACGCACCAACACAAGCACTGGTACCAGATAAGAGAAACACTCGGTATGTTGATGCAGTACTGACAGTACCTAAAAGTAGCTTAATGCCAATGAGTGGTATTAATGTGGCATTTGATCGTGAGATGATAGGACCAGCTTTGGTTCCTGGATTGAGATTAGCTAGCGAAGGAAAAGTAAGATGGGAGACAATGGAAGATATTTGGTGCGGACTATGTGCTAAAGTAGTCACTGATCATCTAAATCTGGGTGTCAAGAGTGGATTACCTTATGTATGGAGAAACCAAAGTGGTAATGCTGTTGAAAGTTTGAAGAAAGAATGGCAAGGAATGAAGTTGATGGAAGAATTGGTCCCATTTTTTCAGGCAGTGAAATTGTCTGCAACTACTACGGAGGATTGTGTCGTTCAAGTGGCTAATATGGTGAAGGAGAATTTGGGTTCATCTCACGAGTCTATTGGTCTTGCGGCCGCTGCCATGGTTGAATGGGTTAGCCTCTGGAAGGCTGTTCAATCTTGA
- the LOC113334812 gene encoding probable UDP-arabinopyranose mutase 5: MSDSAVPDNEVDVVIAVLGADISSFLEEWRAFFSRFHLIIVKDPDLKDDLKIPNGFDHVVYTKSDMDRVLGSNPTKIKFSGYLCRYFGYLMSRKRYIISIDDDCFPARDDKGLLVDAVAQHVTNLTTPATPFFFNTLYDPYREGADFVRGYPFSLRSGVECALSCGLWLNLADYDTPTQAVKPNLKNTRYVDAVMTVPLRTMMPMSGINVAFDRALLGPALFPGLQLAGEGKLRWETMEDIWCGMCAKVVCDHLGLGVKTGLPYVWRKGGGNDAIKSLKKDWEGVRLMEEVVPFFQSVRLSKSAVTSEDCVIEIAGIVKQQLGPSNPIFAGAADALLEWVQLWRTAGSVSS; the protein is encoded by the coding sequence ATGTCAGATTCTGCTGTGCCAGATAATGAAGTTGATGTGGTAATTGCTGTGCTTGGAGCAGACATTTCATCCTTTTTGGAGGAATGGAGGGCATTCTTTTCACGTTTCCATTTGATCATTGTCAAAGATCCTGATCTGAAGGATGACCTAAAAATACCTAATGGCTTTGACCATGTTGTTTACACaaaatctgatatggacagagttCTGGGCTCCAATCCCACTAAAATCAAATTTTCAGGCTACTTGTGCCGTTACTTTGGTTACTTAATGTCTCGTAAAAGGTATATTATATCAATTGATGATGACTGCTTTCCTGCACGGGATGATAAAGGCTTGTTGGTGGATGCTGTGGCCCAACATGTTACTAATCTCACTACACCAGCGACACCCTTCTTTTTCAACACTCTTTACGACCCCTATCGCGAAGGTGCAGATTTTGTCCGTGGGTATCCTTTCAGCCTTCGTAGTGGGGTGGAATGTGCCTTATCTTGTGGTCTATGGCTAAACTTAGCAGATTACGATACACCGACACAAGCCGTAAAGCCAAATCTAAAGAATACTCGATATGTTGATGCTGTTATGACTGTGCCTTTAAGAACTATGATGCCAATGAGTGGGATTAATGTCGCCTTTGATCGTGCTTTATTGGGTCCTGCTTTATTCCCAGGTCTGCAGTTGGCTGGAGAAGGAAAACTTAGGTGGGAGACAATGGAGGATATATGGTGCGGAATGTGCGCAAAGGTGGTGTGTGATCACTTAGGGCTTGGTGTGAAGACTGGCCTGCCTTATGTGTGGAGAAAGGGTGGTGGAAATGATGCTATAAAAAGCTTGAAGAAAGACTGGGAAGGAGTGAGATTGATGGAGGAGGTAGTCCCATTCTTTCAGTCAGTGAGATTGTCAAAGTCTGCAGTAACGTCAGAGGATTGTGTAATCGAGATTGCAGGAATTGTAAAGCAACAACTGGGCCCGTCAAACCCTATATTTGCTGGTGCTGCTGACGCATTGTTGGAGTGGGTTCAACTCTGGAGGACTGCTGGATCTGTGTCATCTTGA
- the LOC113334891 gene encoding vacuolar protein sorting-associated protein 26B-like: protein MNYLIGAFKSPCHISINFVDGRTRKQVQLKKENGQTAMVPLFRSQESIVGEVVLEPIQGKKVEHTGVKIELLGQIELYLDRGNFYDFTSLVRELDVPGDIYEKKTYPFEFSTVEMPYETYNGVNVRLRYILKVTISRSYVSNIVECQDFVVRNFTPPPSINNSIKMEVGIEDCLHIEFEYNKSKYHLKDVIIGKIYFLLVRIKIKNMELEIRRRESTGSGANTYVETETLAKFELMDGAPVRGESIPVRLFLSPYELTPTYRNTNNKFSVKYYLNLVLVDEEDRRYFKQQEIIIYRPESS from the exons ATG AATTACCTTATTGGAGCTTTCAAGTCACCTTGTCACATCTCTATAAACTTTGTTGATGGAAGAACTCGCAAGCAG GTACAATTAAAGAAGGAAAATGGTCAAACAGCAATGGTTCCTCTATTCCGAAGTCAAGAAAGCATTGTTGGAGAG GTTGTTTTGGAACCAATCCAAGGGAAGAAAGTCGAACATACTGGTGTTAAAATTGAGCTCCTTGGACAAATAG AGCTGTACTTAGATAGAGGAAACTTCTACGATTTTACTTCCTTAG TCCGTGAACTGGATGTTCCTGGTGACATATATGAAAAAAAAACTTACCCCTTCGAGTTTTCAACTGTTGAAATGCCATATGAGACATACAATGGGGTTAATGTAAGGCTTAG GTATATTCTGAAAGTGACAATCAGTCGTAGCTATGTGAGCAACATTGTCGAATGTCAAGACTTTGTG GTACGCAACTTCACGCCACCCCCATCAATCAACAACAGCATCAAG ATGGAAGTTGGAATCGAAGATTGCCTACACATCGAGTTTGAGTACAATAAAAGCAA GTATCATTTAAAGGATGTTATCATTGGCAAAATATATTTTCTACTTGTGAGAATCAAGATAAAAAATATGGAGCTTGAGATCAGACGCCGAGAGTCAACAGGATCAGGAGCTAATACATATGTTGAGACAGAGACCCTTGCAAAATTTGAGTTGATGGATGGCGCTCCAGTCAGAG GAGAATCGATTCCAGTTAGACTCTTTCTTAGTCCATATGAACTGACACCAACATATCGCAACACTAACAACAAATTCAGTGTCAAATACTATTTGAATCTTGTTCTTGTGGATGAAGAAGACCGGCGGTATTTCAAGCAGCAAGAAATCATTATATATCGCCCCGAGTCATCCTAA
- the LOC113334544 gene encoding uncharacterized protein LOC113334544 — MGKLISPVQCAYIKGRKVIDDTLITFELVDSRLKSGNAGIVCKIDLEKDFDRINWKYLEFLLTQMRFNWKWYKWPRFRCSTSSVSVLKNDSFFAYFSSTRDVSLGCPFSKLLFNIATEGFSRYMDKKTHLNLFSGFSVLPSSVIVIH; from the coding sequence ATGGGTAAACTCATATCTCCCGTGCAGTGTGCCTATATTAAAGGAAGGAAGGTTATTGATGACACTCTAATTACTTTTGAGTTGGTAGATTCCAGGCTCAAATCAGGTAATGCTGGTATTGTTTGCAAAATTGATCTTGAGAAAGATTTTGACAGAATAAATTGGAAGTATTTGGAGTTTTTACTCACTCAGATGCGTTTTAACTGGAAGTGGTATAAATGGCCGAGGTTCCGCTGCTCTACTTCCTCTGTTTCCGTTCTTAAAAATGACTCTTTTTTTGCTTACTTCAGTAGTACCAGAGATGTGAGTCTAGGTTGTCCATTCTCAAAATTATTGTTCAATATTGCTACCGAAGGCTTTTCAAGATACATGGATAAGAAAACTCATTTGAATCTTTTTAGTGGTTTTTCTGTCTTACCCTCTAGTGTTATTGTGATTCATTGA
- the LOC113334813 gene encoding uncharacterized protein LOC113334813, which translates to MSRKLQPPSLLSLAIESGIRNISRIPDLSPLPDHVVFDLFQGTVREGKLNDKILKVFIATDNKEVLTYIQKLGIKRVVLPVLPTRCSGKFEF; encoded by the exons ATGAGTAGAAAACTGCAACCACCTTCTCTTCTTTCTCTAGCGATTGAGTCTGGTATTCGTAATATCTCTCGTATCCCCGATCTTTCTCCTCTTCCTGATCATGTCGTCTTTGACCTCTTCCAG GGAACAGTGAGAGAAGGAAAGCTGAATGACAAGATTCTGAAAGTGTTTATAGCTACTGACAACAAAGAAGTTTTAACCTACATTCAAAAGCTTGGTATTAAGCGTGTCGTTCTTCCAGTTCTCCCAACTA GATGTTCTGGAAAGTTTGAGTTTTAG